The genomic window AAGAGGGCGTTATCTCAAGCACACACTTTACACAATGCACATTGTAGCTCATCTTCACTGTCATGATGCTGATCGCTTGACGCAATTGATCAGTGCCAATACTTGCCTCAGTGTTTTCACGGGCGCAACCCATTCGCATCCCGTAACctttaccctcccccccccccccccccccccggcaccTCCGTCAGAGTAATTTTCGGGACACGTCTTTAATTAGATGTTTAAGAAGGCTCCACTGTTTTGTGCTTGTGGGCGGTCTTTGTTACGTGGTATATGTGGTCTGACTAAGGGCGTCCGGTCTGCCGGCCAGTGCGGCGATCATGTGACGTAAGAGACAGCGCTGGGCGAGCGACACGTCAAGTGAAAAGACGTCATCGTCACGCAGATAGCGCAGCACGGTTGGCTGcaggagttgctcccctttgAGGACGGTGTAGGTCCTGGCGTTCAGCCCTGGTTGCACTGCCTGCAGGCTTTCCAGCGACACGTCCTCTGAAATTAGAACAGTCACTGATATAAGCATGAAATGATGTCCTCTGAAATTGAAACAGTTACTAAAGTAAGCATGCAATCACGTCCCCTAAAATTGGAACAGTCACTGATGTAAGCATGAAATGACGTCTTCTGAAATTAGGACAGTCACTGATGTAAGCATGTAATGACGTCCTCTGAAATTGGAACAGTCACTGATGTAAACATGAAATGACGTCCTCACAAATTGGAACAGTCACTGATGTAAGCATCAAATTACGTCCTCTGAAGCTGGAACAGTCAATGATGTAAACATGAAATGACGTCCTCTGAAATTGGAACAGTCACTGATG from Littorina saxatilis isolate snail1 linkage group LG4, US_GU_Lsax_2.0, whole genome shotgun sequence includes these protein-coding regions:
- the LOC138965210 gene encoding uncharacterized protein, producing the protein MAFVLVLCRRRKAWCMSGRSTALEMQIRHEMDEALERVNLEKKVKYGTTQLIYEEDVSLESLQAVQPGLNARTYTVLKGEQLLQPTVLRYLRDDDVFSLDVSLAQRCLLRHMIAALAGRPDALSQTTYTT